The Micropterus dolomieu isolate WLL.071019.BEF.003 ecotype Adirondacks unplaced genomic scaffold, ASM2129224v1 contig_3555, whole genome shotgun sequence DNA segment TCAAggtaaaaacataatgaaagtAGAAGAAGAGTGATGCAGAACATTATATGAGACCTGATCGGTGTTTCTTCTTGTTTCCACCTCCAGACCAGCGAGCAGAGCAAGGAAACATCGCAGAGCTGAGCCCAGGAGCGGTGGGAGCTGTgggggcaggaggaggaggtgccAAGGCAGAGCATCAAGCAGCAATCAACAGCATGATGATGGAGAGAATGAGCACCGACATCTACGCCCTGAAGAAGCAATACACACGAATCAAAAGGCGGCAGCAGCAACAGGCTATGCAAATCTACATTCGCACAGGTGAGGGGAAGGGTAATAATCATAACTTCATCCGCTGTGACTGACTTCCAGCGTCCCTGCCATGGCCATAGAAATAACTTCAGTACTTGCTTTTACAATAACATGCTGTTTGCAGACAGGGGAAGTTAATGTCCAagtctttattaaaacaaaagcgCCGGGTAAGGCATTGCGAAACAAACACTGATTAGGTTCTAACTGggtaaaaagacagaaatgcatGCGCGCAGCAGAATTGGATGTTTGACAATGATGTGTGACTCGCAGGACCTGGACCTGAAGTGGCCACAAGTGCAGGAGTTCCTCAGGAGCAgtccaacaaacacaacaacagtatCGACCACCATACTGACGGTACTAGTGTCAGACCCAACGGGTCATCTGAAACTGGGTTTTCTGGGGCTGATCTGAGGGTCTTGAATGATTCATTCACAATTAAATAACAGTAATTGAATGATTTTAAGGAGGATAGTAGAGTACATGAAATCTTTTCGGAGACCAAATCATAAGTCTGTCATGGATTCTCAAGGCAGATTTCCAAttgatgtttttcattgtgtttatgataaagtaagaaaataaaCTTTCTTGCAAtcaaaaaaatagattttcacAAGTTAGTCCGTAGCA contains these protein-coding regions:
- the LOC123964602 gene encoding TBC1 domain family member 30-like, translated to QRAEQGNIAELSPGAVGAVGAGGGGAKAEHQAAINSMMMERMSTDIYALKKQYTRIKRRQQQQAMQIYIRTGPGPEVATSAGVPQEQSNKHNNSIDHHTDGTSVRPNGSSETGFSGADLRVLNDSFTIK